Proteins encoded by one window of Branchiostoma floridae strain S238N-H82 chromosome 6, Bfl_VNyyK, whole genome shotgun sequence:
- the LOC118418686 gene encoding death-associated protein kinase 1-like codes for MAADSEKMNLDTFYTAVQKGDVQTVRRGLEAGVDVNVRREWEYLPAQTPLHVASEYGQTKVAELLIEHKAEVDARGGLYDSTPLHVASGCGQTEMAELLIEHKAEVDARDEYDSTPLHVASRYGQTEMAELLIEHKAEVDARDESGFRKGDGTVLQLIRLVDDWTKSIDDPDICCTAAVFLDPLVPSTRGTQSSSRFLLRNNTHLHVPRCRTQTYKTSFVPYTSSLWNQLPQVVKDAPTLVAFKSECKKHLLTQRKHQTYRSLGSRQSNIYAARLRMGWSQLNSTLHKMRIKDKKCDLLNPPLLTLTFLPVQQQDTPLHWAALMGHPGTCELLIRHGADVMARNKDREYTPLHQAAIWGHTGTCELLIRHGADVTARDKGGKTPLDLAENRETRRAIKDAVREKSYHELLQKSGGVKVNRCKVFVFGMAETGKSTLKKSLKRGPVTAFFQGLSKPSSEEEPHDPTPGVDVGTFHIPGVGEVSLWDFAGQAEYAVTHSMFMGAENTVFIVLYNIMDDSEEQERQVHWWLSFIKSCNPNRQPDVILVASHADKVSRDRGQRQAAHLLRLMTSEFQDHLHISDEVFLMNCKETRTADMDRLKKLLATMKKDMLQHQRQMPKLCAEITKQLPSWCKKKCSPKCPVLRWPGYVEAVKEIDPHVEEEFLLKSTRFLDHLGETIFKCPSSSDPIIVLKPNWLCTDVIGPMMAPVNFPIPRPEITSEDYVTRAEIQRVFQDVADVDLLITLLQEFQLCHSYDGQTFIFPGLLTQTMPPDKWQPTPEPKVVYFGKQVQCADSTDMFSSGFFPRVQTRLMRELENRPLLWRDGAKCADRNVEGLIKLSPDGRAVNICVRSAQGDKGQCGKMLQQLENIIADVLDDCSPGTGTVEKVLSARALKEHREEFYSYGKEEISKAAAEGGTILHPTLGFTEQVSDLLCVEDENPLTRNRPELVQALRHVEPILDRLQSRGILSEEERDRIKAKETPQDQARELLDTVGRKSVQAREEFKAVLEEVNPHAAGLIQDGASDLLRGGDEDPLITNRPELVRDLTSSYVMERILNHLLSRGHLSDEECDVIRANRTAHDKARELLDTVGRRGAAARRALKDVLGEVSPHLAEMVE; via the exons atggctgcag ATTCTGAGAAGATGAACCTGGACACGTTCTACACGGCTGTGCAGAAAGGTGACGTGCAGACTGTGAGGAGGGGGCTGGAGGCTGGGGTGGACGTCAATGTCAGGAGGGAATGGGAATACTTG CCTGCCCAGACACCCCTCCATGTGGCCAGCGAGTACGGGCAGACTAAGGTGGCGGAGCTGCTGATTGAGCATAAAGCTGAGGTGGATGCGAGGGGCGGGTTG TATGACTCGACACCCCTCCATGTGGCCAGTGGGTGCGGGCAGACTGAGATGGCGGAGCTGCTGATTGAGCATAAAGCTGAGGTGGATGCGAGGGACGAG TATGACTCGACACCCCTCCATGTGGCCAGCCGGTACGGGCAGACTGAGATGGCGGAGCTGCTGATTGAGCATAAAGCTGAGGTGGATGCGAGGGACGAG TCCGGCTTCCGAAAAGGGGACGGCACCGTCCTGCAGCTGATCCGACTAGTCGATGACTGGACCAAGTCCATCGATGATCCGGACATCTGTTGCACAGCAGCTGTCTTCCTTGAT CCACTTGTCCCCTCTACAAGAGGCACACAGTCATCTTCAAGGTTCCTACTTCGAAACAACACCCATCTCCATGTCCCACGCTGCAGGACTCAGACTTACAAAACAAGCTTCGTCCCGTACACGTCATCCCTGTGGAATCAACTGCCCCAGGTCGTCAAGGACGCCCCTACTCTTGTCGCCTTCAAGTCTGAGTGCAAGAAACATCTGCTGACGCAAAGGAAACACCAGACGTATCGCAGTCTCGGCTCAAGACAGAGCAACATCTATGCTGCCAGACTGCGCATGGGATGGAGCCAACTTAACTCTACTCTGCATAAGATGAGGATTAAGGACAAGAAGTGTGATT TGTTGAACCCGCCACTACTGACCCTGACATTCCTCCCTGTACAGCAGCAGGACACACCCCTGCATTGGGCTGCTCTCATGGGCCACCCcgggacttgtgagcttctgattcgtCACGGGGCAGACGTGATGGCACGGAATAAG GACCGGGAGTACACACCCTTGCATCAGGCTGCTATCTGGGGCCACACcgggacttgtgagcttctgattcgtCACGGGGCAGACGTGACGGCCAGGGATAAG GGTGGGAAGACTCCGTTAGATTTAGCTGAAAACCGAGAGACTCGACGTGCCATAAAG GACGCGGTGCGAGAGAAGTCGTACCACGAGTTGCTGCAGAAGTCTGGCGGAGTGAAGGTCAACAGGTGTAAGGTGTTCGTGTTTGGGATGGCGGAAACTGGGAAGTCTACGCTGAAGAAAAGCCTTAAAAGG GGCCCCGTGACTGCATTTTTCCAAGGACTGAGCAAACCGTCGTCTGAAGAGGAGCCTCACGACCCCACCCCAGGGGTGGATGTTGGGACATTCCATATTCCAGGGGTGGGGGAGGTCAGCCTGTGGGATTTTGCTGGGCAGGCGGAGTACGCGGTGACCCACAGCATGTTCATGGGTGCAGAGAACACCGTCTTCATTGTGCTGTACAACATCATGGACGACAGCGAGGAGCAAGAACGACAG GTCCACTGGTGGCTGAGTTTCATCAAGTCCTGCAACCCAAACCGGCAGCCTGACGTCATCTTAGTGGCCAGCCATGCAGACAAAGTGTCCCGAGACAGAG GACAACGCCAAGCTGCTCACCTTCTTCGGCTGATGACATCAGAGTTCCAAGATCACCTCCACATCTCAGACGAAGTCTTCCTAATGAACTGTAAGGAGACCCGAACAGCTGACATGGACCGGCTCAAGAAACTGCTGGCCACGATGAAGAAGGACATGCTACAG CACCAGCGCCAAATGCCCAAACTATGCGCCGAAATCACCAAGCAGCTGCCCAGCTGGTGTAAGAAGAAGTGCAGCCCGAAGTGTCCGGTACTGAGGTGGCCAGGCTACGTGGAAGCAGTCAAAGAGATCGACCCACATGTGGAGGAGGAATTCCTGCTGAAGTCTACAAGATTTCTGGACCATCTGGGAGAA ACTATCTTCAAATGTCCGAGTTCTTCCGATCCCATCATTGTCCTGAAGCCCAACTGGCTCTGCACAGACGTCATCGGTCCAATGATGGCACCAGTCAACTTCCCCATTCCCCGCCCGGAGATAACAAGCGAAGACTACGTCACCAGGGCCGAGATCCAGCGCGTCTTCCAAGACGTTGCTGACGTGGATCTCCTCATCACCCTGCTGCAAGAGTTCCAGCTCTGCCACTCCTATGACGGAcagaccttcatcttcccaggGCTGCTGACACAAACCATGCCTCCTGACAAGTGGCAACCAACACCTGAGCCAAAGGTGGTCTACTTTGGCAAGCAAGTCCAGTGTGCCGACTCAACTGACATGTTCTCCTCCGGGTTCTTCCCCCGAGTGCAGACCCGCCTGATGAGGGAGCTGGAGAATCGCCCGCTGCTGTGGAGAGATGGCGCCAAGTGTGCGGACAGGAATGTGGAAGGTCTGATCAAACTCTCTCCGGACGGTCGTGCAGTCAACATCTGTGTTCGGAGTGCGCAGGGTGACAAGGGGCAGTGTGGCAagatgctgcagcagctggagaaCATCATCGCTGATGTGCTGGATGATTGCAGCCCAGGAACAGGCACAGTAGAGAAGGTACTCAGCGCTCGTGCTCTGAAGGAACACAGGGAGGAATTCTACTCCTACGGCAAGGAGGAGATCAGCAAGGCAGCAGCAGAGGGCGGTACAATCCTCCATCCCACCCTCGGGTTCACGGAACAGGTCAGTGACCTGCTGTGTGTAGAGGATGAGAACCCGCTCACCAGGAACCGCCCAGAGCTGGTCCAGGCCTTGCGGCACGTGGAGCCAATCCTGGACCGTCTCCAGTCACGCGGCATTCTCAGTGAGGAGGAACGGGACCGGATCAAGGCAAAGGAAACTCCCCAAGACCAGGCAAGGGAACTGTTGGACACCGTGGGAAGGAAGAGCGTACAAGCACGTGAAGAGTTCAAGGCTGTGCTGGAGGAGGTGAACCCGCATGCTGCCGGactgatccaagatggcgccagTGACCTGCTGCGTGGAGGAGACGAAGACCCGCTCATCACGAACCGACCGGAGCTGGTCCGGGATCTGACGTCATCCTACGTCATGGAGAGAATCCTGAACCATCTCCTGTCACGTGGTCACCTCAGTGACGAGgagtgtgacgtcatcagggcCAACAGAACAGCTCATGACAAGGCGAGGGAGCTGCTGGACACCGTGGGGAGGAGGGGCGCGGCTGCACGGCGTGCGCTGAAGGACGTCCTGGGAGAGGTCAGCCCGCACCTGGCCGAAATG GTGGAGTAA